One region of Flavobacterium sp. GSB-24 genomic DNA includes:
- a CDS encoding RidA family protein, giving the protein MKKIIFTEKAPAPIGPYNQAVLSGNTLYASGQIAINPESGELITANINDETNQVMQNIAAILEAAGMTFENVVKSTIFIMDMNNFGAINTVYGSYFNEKTAPARETVQVACLPKNVNVEISIIAVQ; this is encoded by the coding sequence ATGAAAAAGATCATCTTTACCGAGAAAGCTCCGGCTCCAATCGGACCTTATAATCAAGCCGTTTTATCTGGAAACACGCTTTATGCTTCTGGGCAGATTGCAATCAATCCTGAATCAGGAGAATTGATTACAGCTAACATTAATGACGAAACCAATCAGGTTATGCAGAACATTGCAGCTATTTTGGAGGCAGCAGGTATGACTTTTGAAAATGTAGTGAAGTCTACTATTTTCATTATGGACATGAATAACTTTGGCGCTATTAACACCGTTTACGGTTCTTATTTTAACGAAAAAACCGCTCCAGCTCGTGAAACGGTTCAAGTGGCTTGTCTGCCAAAAAATGTAAATGTTGAGATTTCTATAATTGCTGTGCAATAG
- a CDS encoding methylglyoxal synthase, producing the protein MEIAIIAHDGKKADLIDFLIKNEAVLHNEKIRLIGTGTTGGKAEAAGFKTQRMLSGPLGGDAQIAGRVAEGITQMVFFFKDPLSSHPHEADINMLIRVCDVHNVPLATNEATAQLLLDAIAQQL; encoded by the coding sequence ATGGAGATTGCCATTATTGCTCATGATGGAAAAAAAGCTGATTTAATTGATTTTTTAATCAAAAATGAAGCTGTTTTGCATAATGAAAAGATAAGGCTGATTGGTACAGGAACTACGGGAGGAAAAGCCGAAGCTGCTGGTTTTAAAACACAGAGAATGCTTTCTGGTCCGCTGGGCGGAGATGCGCAGATTGCGGGAAGAGTAGCGGAAGGAATAACGCAGATGGTTTTCTTTTTTAAAGATCCTTTGTCAAGTCATCCACACGAAGCAGATATCAATATGTTGATTCGTGTTTGCGATGTACATAATGTGCCGCTGGCAACAAATGAAGCAACGGCACAATTATTATTAGATGCTATTGCACAGCAATTATAG